The Pseudomonadota bacterium genome has a window encoding:
- a CDS encoding phosphopantetheine-binding protein, translating into SPDDPLFREGLGLDSIDALELSLAVSRCYGYHLRSDDPDITVTFSSLHALCKSIEKHRTK; encoded by the coding sequence TCAGTCCTGACGATCCGTTATTCCGTGAGGGGCTGGGTCTGGATTCCATCGACGCGCTCGAGCTGTCGTTGGCGGTTTCCCGCTGCTATGGCTATCATTTGCGCTCCGATGATCCGGACATCACGGTGACCTTCTCCTCGTTGCACGCCCTGTGCAAGTCAATCGAAAAACACCGTACCAAATAA